From a single Myotis daubentonii chromosome 5, mMyoDau2.1, whole genome shotgun sequence genomic region:
- the ABCA7 gene encoding phospholipid-transporting ATPase ABCA7 isoform X1 has protein sequence MAFWTQLTLLLWKNFLYRKRQPIQLLVELLWPLFLFFILVAVRSSHPPLEQHECHFPSKPLPSAGTVPWLQGLICNLNNTCFPRHTPSEEPGVLNNFNDSLVSRLLADVRAILGSPRVHRMLASLGKLIPKLRTALGASGRPGSSVWPQSSDQLQERPSLATELLGTLLRGESLRSLLDQAQESVGSIVEAAGDLAQQLLVLPSLAELQALLRRPRQTDGPLEAVLEAFCGDKGPRVPRRPSLNRYEASDPEEVVMQEPALPDHGLSPACAEMMGILDMQLLWRRLKPLVLGKLLFAPDTPFTRQLMAQVNRTFQELTVLKDLQEVWGVLGPQLFNFLNDSANIAMLQRLLQIQNKGKRQPGPRGLHQEEALQAFLDPSSGGYSWKEAYADVELLVGILGRAMECVSLDKLEAAPSEAALVERALELLAEHRFWAGVVFLGPNDPRDEELLRGPGHVRIKIRMDIDNVVKTNKIRDRFWKPGPDADPLTDLRYVWGGFVYLQDLLEHAAVRVLSGHAPRASLYLQQMPYPCYVDDGFLRVLGRSLPLFLTLSWIYSVSLTVKALVREKETRLRYTMHAMGLGRAVLWLGWFLSCLGPFLLSTALLVMVLKLGDILPYSHPVVLFLFLAAFAVATVVQSCLLSVFFSQANLAAACGGLVYFVLYLPYVLCVAWRDQLPAGGRVAMSILSPVAFGFGCESLALLEEQGEGAQWHNMGTGPAADVFSLAQVSGLLLLDAVLYGLTTWYLETVCPGQYGIPEPWNFPFRRSYWFGPRPPKSSDLPPAWQDPQELVEEAPSGLIPGVSIRGLEKRFPGNPTPALYGLSLDFYQSHITAFLGPNGAGKTTTMSILSGLFPPTAGSAYVLGHNVQSGMAAIRPHLGVCPQYNVLFDMLTVDEHIWFYGRLKGLSAAAVGPEQDLLLQDVGLVPKRHAQTRHLSGGMQRKLSVAIAFVGGSRVVILDEPTAGVDPASRRSIWELLLKYREGRTLILSTHHLDEAELLGDRIAVVAGGRLRCCGSPLFLRRRLGSGYYLRLAKGPQSLATSTKGDTDLKDSVDDRQERELGSHGSKAGTPRLLAVVQHQVPGARVVEDLSHELLLVLPYEGALDGSFAKLFHELDQRLGELGLTGYGISDTSLEEIFLKVVEACAVDTDPEGAAADGRHRQHPRLGVTQPKVTQGLRILPEESALEDRDLAGSAPETQALQVSGPDIVGRVQGWTLTCQQLRALLLKRFLLASRSRRGLFSQILLPALFVALALMFSLIVPPFQYYPALQLSPSMYGAQVSFFSEDAPGSPEGARLLEALLEEAGLENPYLHNSSQRPPKCMQPTVCWFSVPKIPTEVAEVLASGNWTPEFPSPACQCSQAGTRHLLPNCPAAAGGPPPPQALTDSGEIVQNLTGRNLSDFLVKTYPRLVHQGLKTKKWVDEVRYGGISLGAPDVGLPSGREVGRSLEMLRVLLSPQPGGAIDRFLNNLIAWAHGLDAQHSLKIWFNNKGWHAMVAFVNRAHNALLRARLPPGPTRHAHSITTLNHPLNLTKEQLSKATLMASSVDVLVSICVVFAMSFIPASFILVLIEERVTRAKHLQFMGGLSPTLYWLGNFLWDMCNYLVPACIVVLIFLAFQRKAYVSPANLPALLLLLILYGWSITPLMYPASFFFSVSSTAYVVLTCINLFIGINGSMATFVLELFSDQKLQNVSRILKQVFLIFPHFCLGRGLIDMVRNQAMADAFELLGDGRFQSPLHWEVVGKNLLAMAVQGPLFLLFTLLLQHRTRLLPQSVGTREGWQGLGSSFGPTDISVPRPKLRPLLPLGKEDEDVARERERVVEGATQGDVLVLRDLTKVYPWQKIPAVDRLCLGIPPGECFGLLGVNGAGKTSTFRMVTGDILPSGGEVILAGHSVTQEPAAALCRTGYCPQSDAIFELLTGREHVELFARLRGIPEAKIVETVSLSLANLGLQHYADQPVGTYSGGYKRKLATAVALVGDPMMVFLDEPTTGMDPSARRFLWNSLLAVVRKGRSVVLTSHSMEECEALCTRLAIMVNGRFHCLGSPQHLKGRFGAGHTLTLRVPMGKSEPVVAFVAATFPGAELREAHGSRLRFQLPPGGRCTLAHVFEELAAHGAEQGVEDFSVNQTTLEEVFLYFSENQGKEETEADHQEAGVGVDPGLGTQVPKLLTRFLDDRRMTETVL, from the exons TGGCCCCCTGGAAGCAGTGTTAGAAGCCTTCTGTGGGGACAAGGGGCCTAGAGTCCCTAGGAGGCCCTCCCTCAACAGGTATGAGGCCAGTGACCCGGAGGAGGTGGTGATGCAGGAGCCAGCCCTACCTGACCATGGCCTGA GCCCTGCCTGTGCTGAGATGATGGGGATCCTGGACATGCAGCTGCTCTGGAGGCGCCTGAAGCCACTGGTCCTGGGGAAACTGCTGTTTGCACCTGACACGCCCTTCACTCGGCAGCTCATGGCACAG gtgAACCGGACCTTCCAGGAGCTGACTGTATTGAAGGATCTCCAGGAGGTGTGGGGGGTGCTGGGACCCCAGCTCTTCAACTTCCTGAATGACAGTGCAAATATAGCCATGCTGCAG AGGCTCCTGCAAATTCAGAACAAAGGAAAGAGGCAGCCAGGACCCCGAGGCCTGCACCAGGAGGAGGCTCTTCAAGCCTTTCTGGATCCCTCTAGCGGTGGCTACAGCTGGAAGGAAGCTTATGCAGATGTGGAGCTTCTGGTGGGCATACTGGGCCGTGCTATGGAG TGCGTGAGCCTGGACAAGCTGGAGGCAGCACCCTCGGAGGCAGCCCTGGTGGAGCGGGCTCTGGAGCTGCTTGCCGAGCACCGCTTCTGGGCAGGGGTTGTCTTCCTGGGCCCCAACGATCCCCGGGATGAAGAGCTGCTCCGCGGCCCAGGCCACGTGCGCATCAAGATCCGCATGGACATTGACAATGTCGTCAAAACCAATAAGATCAGGGACAG GTTTTGGAAACCTGGCCCGGACGCTGACCCCCTGACAGACCTGCGCTATGTGTGGGGTGGCTTCGTGTACCTGCAGGACCTGCTGGAGCATGCAGCAGTGCGTGTGCTCAGCGGCCATGCACCCCGTGCCAGCCTCTACCTGCAGCAGATGCCCTACCCGTGCTACGTGGATGACGG GTTCCTGCGTGTGCTGGGCCGGTCGCTGCCACTCTTCCTGACACTGTCCTGGATCTACTCAGTGTCACTGACCGTGAAGGCCCTGGTGCGGGAGAAGGAGACGCGGCTGCGCTATACCATGCACGCCATGGGGCTCGGCCGCGCTGTGCTGTGGCTGGGGTGGTTCCTCAGCTGCCTTGGGCCCTTCCTTCTCAGCACGGCACTGCTGGTGATGGTGCTCAAG ctgGGGGACATCCTCCCCTATAGCCACCCGGTCGTACTCTTCTTGTTCCTGGCGGCCTTCGCCGTGGCCACGGTGGTCCAGAGCTGCTTGCTGAGCGTCTTCTTCTCCCAGGCCAACCTGGCAGCCGCCTGCGGGGGCCTCGTGTACTTCGTGCTCTATCTGCCCTACGTGCTGTGCGTGGCCTGGAGGGACCAGCTGCCCGCGGGCGGCCGCGTGGCCATG AGCATTCTGTCACCGGTGGCCTTTGGCTTTGGCTGTGAGAGCCTGGCGCTGCTGGAGGAGCAAGGCGAGGGCGCACAGTGGCACAACATGGGCACTGGGCCTGCAGCTGATGTCttcagcctggcccaggtctcGGGCCTTCTGCTGCTGGATGCCGTGCTCTATGGTCTCACCACTTGGTACCTGGAGACTGTGTGCCCAG GCCAGTATGGGATCCCTGAACCATGGAACTTTCCCTTTCGGAGGAGCTACTGGTTTGGGCCTAGACCCCCCAAGAGTTCTGACCTGCCCCCAGCCTGGCAGGACCCACAGG AGCTGGTGGAGGAGGCTCCGTCCGGCCTGATTCCAGGCGTCTCCATACGGGGCCTAGAAAAGCGCTTTCCTGGCAACCCAACACCGGCCCTCTACGGGCTCAGCCTGGACTTCTACCAGAGCCACATCACCGCCTTCCTGGGCCCCAACGGCGCTGGCAAGACAACTACAAT gtcCATCCTGAGTGGCCTCTTTCCACCCACTGCTGGCTCCGCCTATGTCCTGGGCCATAACGTCCAGTCCGGCATGGCCGCCATCCGGCCCCACCTGGGCGTCTGCCCTCAGTACAATGTGCTGTTTGACAT gctgACCGTGGACGAGCACATCTGGTTCTACGGTCGGTTGAAGGGTCTGAGTGCGGCTGCCGTGGGCCCAGAGCAGGACCTGCTGCTGCAGGATGTAGGGCTTGTCCCCAAGCGGCACGCACAGACACGCCACCTCTCAG gagggaTGCAACGAAAGCTGTCAGTGGCCATTGCTTTTGTGGGTGGCTCCCGAGTCGTTATCCTGGATGAGCCTACAGCTGGTGTGGACCCTGCTTCCCGTCGCAGCATTTGGGAGCTGCTGCTTAAATACCGGGAAG GTCGCACACTGATCCTTTCTACCCACCACCTGGATGAGGCGGAGCTACTGGGAGACCGGATAGCAGTGGTGGCAGGTGGCCGCCTACGCTGCTGTGGCTCCCCACTCTTCCTGCGCCGTCGCTTGGGATCTGGCTACTACCTGAGGCTGGCAAAGGGTCCCCAGTCCCTGGCCACCAGCACAAAG GGTGACACTGACTTGAAGGACAGCGTGGATGACaggcaggagagggagctgggcagtCATGGCAGCAAggctg GTACACCCCGCCTGCTGGCAGTGGTGCAGCACCAGGTGCCCGGGGCACGGGTGGTCGAGGACCTATCGCAtgagctgctgctggtgctgccctATGAGGGAGCCCTGGATGGCAGCTTCGCCAAGCTCTTCCATGAGCTGGACCAGCGACTGGGGGAGCTGGGGCTGACCGGCTATGGGATCTCCGACACCAGCCTCGAGGAG ATCTTCCTGAAGGTGGTGGAAGCCTGTGCTGTGGACACAGACCCAGAGGGTGCGGCTGCAG ATGGTCGCCACAGACAACACCCCCGTCTAGGCGTTACTCAACCAAAGGTGACCCAGGGGCTCAGGATTCTGCCAGAGGAGTCAGCCCTGGAAGATAGGGACCTGG ctggctctgccccagagACACAGGCCCTGCAGGTCTCTGGGCCGGACATCGTGGGCCGGGTACAGGGCTGGACACTGACCTGCCAGCAGCTCCGAGCCCTGCTTCTCAAGCGCTTTCTGCTTGCCTCCCGTAGCCGCCGTGGTCTGTTCTCACAG ATCCTGCTGCCTGCCCTGTTTGTGGCCCTGGCTTTGATGTTCAGCCTCATCGTGCCGCCTTTCCAGTACTACCCAGCTCTGCAGCTCAGTCCCAGCATGTATGGTGCCCAGGTATCCTTCTTCAG TGAGGATGCTCCAGGGAGCCCCGAGGGTGCCCGCCTGCTGGAGGCACTGCTGGAGGAGGCAGGATTGGAGAATCCCTACTTGCATAACAGCTCCCAAAG GCCCCCCAAGTGTATGCAGCCCACCGTCTGCTGGTTCTCCGTGCCCAAGATTCCCACAGAAGTGGCGGAGGTCTTGGCCAGTGGCAACTGGACCCCGGAGTTTCCATCCCCTGCCTGCCAGTGCAGCCAGGCTGGCACCCGCCACCTGCTGCCCAACTGCCCAGCTGCAGCTGGTGGCCCCCCACCACCTCAGGCTCTGACTGACTCGGGCGAAATTGTGCAGAACCTGACGGGCCGGAACCTGTCTGACTTTCTGGTCAAGACCTACCCACGCCTAGTGCACCAGGG cctGAAGACTAAGAAATGGGTGGATGAGGTCAG GTACGGGGGCATCTCCTTGGGGGCCCCAGATGTGGGCCTACCCTCAGGGCGTGAGGTGGGGCGCTCACTGGAGATGCTGCGTGTGCTGCTGAGTCCCCAACCTGGTGGGGCCATCGACCGCTTCCTGAATAACCTCATAGCATGGGCTCATGGCCTGGATGCTCAGCACAGCCTCAAG ATCTGGTTCAACAACAAGGGCTGGCATGCCATGGTGGCCTTTGTCAACCGAGCCCACAATGCACTCCTACGTGCCCGCCTGCCACCAGGCCCCACCCGCCATGCTCACAGTATCACCACACTCAACCACCCCCTGAACCTCACTAAGGAGCAGCTATCTAAGGCCACCCT GATGGCCTCCTCAGTGGACGTGCTTGTCTCCATCTGCGTGGTCTTCGCCATGTCCTTCATCCCGGCCAGCTTCATCCTTGTCCTCATTGAGGAGCGTGTCACCCGAGCCAAACACCTGCAGTTCATGGGGGGCCTATCCCCCACTCTTTACTGGCTTGGCAACTTTCTCTGGGATATG TGTAACTACTTGGTGCCAGCATGCATCGTGGTGCTCATATTTCTGGCCTTTCAGCGGAAGGCATATGTGTCCCCTGCCAACCTGCCTGCCCTCCTGCTATTGCTAATACTATATGG CTGGTCGATCACACCACTCATGTATCCagcctccttcttcttctctgtgTCCAGCACGGCCTACGTGGTGCTCACCTGCATCAACCTATTTATTGGCATCAATGGCAGCATGGCCACCTTTGTGCTTGAGCTCTTCTCTGATCAG AAACTGCAGAATGTGAGCCGGATCCTGAAACAGGTTTTCCTTATCTTCCCCCACTTCTGCTTGGGTCGGGGGCTCATCGATATGGTGAGGAATCAGGCCATGGCTGATGCCTTTGAGCTCTTAG GAGATGGGCGGTTCCAGTCGCCCCTGCACTGGGAGGTGGTTGGCAAGAACCTCTTGGCCATGGCGGTGCAGGGgcccctctttctcctctttacACTTTTGCTGCAGCACCGCACCCGCCTCCTGCCACAGTCAGTGGGGACCAGGGAagggtggcaggggctggggtccaGCTTTGGGCCCACTGATATCTCTGTTCCTAGACCCAAGCTGAGACCACTGCTTCCACTGGGAAAGGAGGATGAGGATGTGGCTCGGGAGCGGGAGCGGGTGGTTGAAGGGGCCACCCAGGGCGACGTGTTGGTGCTGCGGGATCTAACCAAG GTGTACCCCTGGCAGAAGATACCGGCTGTCGACCGTCTATGCTTGGGGATCCCCCCCGGTGAG TGTTTTGGGCTGCTGGGCGTGAATGGAGCAGGGAAGACGTCCACATTTCGCATGGTGACTGGGGACATACTGCCCAGCGGGGGCGAGGTCATACTGGCAGGCCACAG CGTGACTCAGGAACCAGCCGCAGCGCTCTGTCGCACGGGCTACTGTCCTCAGTCGGATGCCATCTTTGAGCTGCTGACAGGCCGGGAGCACGTGGAGCTGTTTGCACGTCTGCGTGGTATCCCCGAGGCCAAGATTGTCGAG ACAGTAAGCTTGAGCCTGGCGAACCTGGGGCTCCAGCATTATGCCGACCAGCCCGTGGGTACCTACAGCGGCGGCTACAAGCGGAAACTGGCAACAGCTGTGGCCCTGGTGGGAGATCCGATGATGGTCTTTCTG gatGAGCCAACCACCGGCATGGACCCCAGTGCAAGGCGCTTCCTCTGGAACAGCCTCCTGGCTGTGGTGCGGAAGGGCCGCTCGGTGGTGCTCACCTCGCACAG CATGGAGGAGTGTGAGGCACTCTGCACGCGCCTGGCCATCATGGTGAATGGGCGGTTCCACTGCCTGGGGAGCCCGCAGCACCTCAAGGGCAG ATTCGGTGCTGGCCACACGCTGACCCTGCGAGTGCCCATGGGGAAGTCTGAGCCAGTGGTGGCCTTCGTGGCAGCTACGTTCCCAGGGGCTGAGCTGCGGGAGGCTCACGGAAGTCGCCTGCGCTTCCAGCTGCCACCAGGAGGGCGCTGCACCCTAGCTCATGTCTTTGAAGAGCTGGCTGCACACGGGGCAGAGCAAGGCGTGGAGGACTTCTCAGTGAACCAGACCACCCTGGAGGAG GTGTTCCTGTACTTCTCTGAGAACCAGGGCAAGGAGGAGACCGAGGCGGATCACCAGGAAGCAGGCGTGGGGGTGGACCCTGGGTTAGGCACACAGGTCCCCAAACTCCTCACCCGGTTCCTGGATGACCGCCGCATGACGGAGACAGTGctctga